The Pseudomonas sp. IB20 region CAACGCCCGCTCGCACACAATTCGTTACGATATAACACGCGGCGTGAAATTTTTGTTCGAAAACACCACAAAACCCCTGTGGCAGCGGGCTTGCTCGCGATGGCGGTCTGCCGCTTATCGATGTTTAGTCTGATACACCGCTATCGCGGGCAAGCCCGCTCCCACATTTGTCCTTCATTGCATTCGAGATCGTGACTAACCCCCCAGAAACACGAGCCATCACTGGTGTAAGCACGGATAAATCGGCACACTCCAAACAGTTTTTCGCGGGTCCATGGACTAGGAAGCGTCACCTCTCATGATTTCGATCTATCAGCTCAAGCCGCGTTTTCAAAACCTGCTGCGCCCTCTGGTGCAACGTCTCTACGACAACGGCACCACTGCCAACCAGATCACCGTGCTGGCTGGCTTGGTTTCCTTGTTGGTCGGCTTGCTGATCGCAGGCTTTGCCCAACACCTCTGGCTGTTTGCGCTGATCCCGCTGTGGATGATCCTGCGCATGGCCCTCAACGCCATTGACGGCATGCTCGCCCGCGAATTCGGCCAGCAGTCGCGCCTGGGCGCCTACCTCAATGAACTGTGCGACGTGATCGCCGACAGCGCGCTGATCCTGCCCTTTGCATTAATCCCCGGCGTGAGCCTGGCGCCGGTGCTGCTGGTCACGTTGCTGGCGGTGTTCAGCGAATACGCTGGTGTGCTCGGGCCAATGGTCGGTGCGTCGCGGCGCTACGACGGCCCGATGGGCAAGAGTGATCGCGCGTTTGTACTCGGCGTGTTGGCCACCGGCGTGGCCTTGGGCTGGCTCGGCGCGGGTTGGGTCGACACGGTGATGTGGCTGGTTGCCGCCCTGCTCGCCTACACCTTGGTCAACCGTGTACGCCAAGGCCTTAAAGAAACGACGTCCCCTTCTGCATAAGGAATTTGCGATGCGCGAACAGCAAGAGCACAGCTTCAGTACCCACGATGGCGTCGAGCTTTTCTACCGGCACTGGCCGGCCACCGCGCCGCTTGGCGATGAGCCGCGCAAGGCGATCCTGCTGTTCCATCGCGGCCACGAGCATTCGGGGCGTATTGCCCACTTGGTCGATGAACTCGACCTGCCGCAGTTCGACTTCTTCGCCTGGGACGCTCGTGGCCACGGTCAATCCCCCGGCGCACGCGGTGACAGCCCCAGCTTCGCCACCAGTGCCCGCGACGTGCAGACCTTTCGCGACCACATCGGCGCCACTTACGGCATTGAAGAAGAAAATAGCGCAGTGATCGCCCAAAGCGTCGGCGCAGTGATCGCGGCCACGTGGGTGCACGATTACGCGCCGAAAATCCGCGCGTTGGTGCTCGCCTCTCCGGCGTTCAAGGTCAAGCTCTACGTGCCGTTCGCACGGCCGGGCCTGGCGTTGATGCGCAAATTTCGCGGCAACTTTTTCGTCAACAGCTACGTCAAGGCCAAGTTCCTCAGCCATGACCCTGAACGCGTGGCGTCCTACGACAGCGACCCGCTGATCACCAAGGCGATTTCGGTGAATGTGCTGCTTGGCCTGTACGAAGCCGCCGACCGCGTTGTAGCCGATGCCCAGGCGATCCAGGTGCCGACCCAACTGCTGATCTCCGGCTCCGACTTTGTGGTGCACCGCAAACCCCAGCAGCAATTTTTCGACCGCCTCGGCAGCCTGAAAAAAGAACTGCACATCCTGCCCGGCTTCTTCCACGACACCCTCGGCGAGCGCGACCGCGCCGTGGCCGTGAGCAGCGCCAAGCGCTTTATCCTGCAGAACTTTGCCCACCCGCTGGACCGTGCCGCCCTACTCGACGCCGACAAACTCGGCGCCACCTGCGCCGAGTCCGAATCCCTCGCCGCGCCGCTGCCGCGCAATTCCCTGCGCGACCTGTACTGGCGCATGACCCGCGCCAGCATGGGCCTGGGCAAGAACTTGTCGGACGGGGTGAAGCTGGGCTTCGACACCGGCTTCGACTCCGGCAGCACCCTCGACTATGTGTACCGCAACACTCCCACCGGCAAGGGCGGGTTGGGGCGGATGATCGACACCAACTACCTCAACTCCATCGGCTGGCGCGGCATTCGCCAGCGCAAGTTGAACGTCGAAGAACTGCTGCGCCTGGCCATGGCCAAGTTGCGCAGCGATGATCGCGAAGTGCGCATTGTCGACATCGCTGCGGGCCACGGCCGCTACATTCTGGAAGCCTTGCAGGGTGTGTCGCCGTTGCCGGAATCGATCCTGCTGCGCGACTACAGCGACATCAACGTGCGTGACGGTAGCGCACTGATTCGTGAAAAAGGCATGGGGGATATCGCCCAGTTCGTCAAAGGTGATGCGTTTGATCGCGCGGACCTGGCGGCGCTCGACCCCAAGCCGACCTTGGCGGTGGTGTCCGGCCTGTATGAGTTGTTTGCCGACAACGCCATGGTCGGCGGCTCGTTGGCCGGCCTTGCCGAAGCCGTGGAGCCCGGCGGCTACCTGGTCTACACCGGCCAGCCGTGGCACCCGCAACTGGAACTGATCGCCCGCGCGTTGACCAGCCACCGCCAGGGCCAGGCCTGGGTGATGCGCCGACGCAGCCAGGCGGAGATGGATCAACTGGTCGAGGCGGCAGGCTTTCGCAAGATCACCCAGCGTGTGGATGAGTGGGGCATTTTCACCGTGTCCCTGGCACAGAAGATCTGAGCATGCGCGAACCCGGTTTATTGAAACCTGCAGTCCTGTGGCTGTTGCTGTTGGCACCGCTGTTTTTCAGCACCTACGGCTTCGCCACTTGGGTCACCAGCCAGCGCAGCGACGTCGGCACGCTGGTGTTCGGCTGGGAAACCCATATGCCGTTCTGGGCCTGGACCATCGTGCCCTACTGGTCCATCGACCTGCTCTACGGCTTCTCCCTGCTGCTGCCCAATAGCCGCCATGAACTGAAACAACACGCGTTGCGCCTGCTGACGGCCCAGGTGATTGCCGTGAGCTGCTTCCTGATCTGGCCGCTGCGCTTCACGTTTGAACGGCCGGAGCTGGATGGCGTGTTCGGCTGGCTGTTTGCCGTGCTGGCGGGCTTCGACAAGCCGTTCAATCAGGCGCCATCGCTGCACATCGCATTGCTGGTGATCCTGTGGATCATGTACCAACGCCACAGCCAAGGCGTTTGGCGCTGGGTGGTCCACGGTTGGTTCGCGTTGATCGGTATTTCGGTGCTGACCACTTATCAACATCACTTTATCGACTTACCCACAGGCGCCCTCGCCGGCTGGGTTTGCGTGTGGCTGTGGCCGTTGGAACACCCGAGCCCGCTGCTGAATGCGCGGCTTACGCGGGATAGAAAACGCTGGCGGCTAGGCGTGCGCTACGGCCTGGGCGCCTTGGCCTTGGTGATTCTCGCGTTGGTGCTCGGCGGTGGGTGGCTGTGGCTGCTGTGGCCAGCGGTTTCCCTGGGGTTGGTCAAGGCCAATTACTTCGTACTCGGCGCGCCGGGCTTTCAGAAACGCGCCGACGGCACCCTGACGCCTGCCGCGCGCTGGCTGTATGCGCCCTACTTGGCGGCGGCGTGGGTCAACTCGCGCCTGTGGACACGTAAACATCCACAGCCGGACCTGGTTGTGGATAACGTTTGGCTTGGGCGAATCCCCACGGTGGGTGAGCAAGGTTCATTCAAGGCCATCGTCGATCTGTGCGCCGAATTACCGATTAATCCACAGGGCCGCTCTTATGAATGCGTCCCCGTGCTGGACCTGATCGCGCCGACACCCGCCGAATGCCTGCAAGCCGCCCAGGCCATTGAACGCCTGCGCGCAAGCGGGCCGTTATTGGTGTGTTGCGCCCTCGGCTATTCACGCAGCGCCACGGCCGTCGCCGCGTGGCTGCTGCACAGCGGGCGCGCGGCAACGGTGGATGAGGCACTGGCTGTTATTCGTACAGCGCGCACCAACGTGGTCCTGCATCCCGCTCACCGTGAAGCTCTGGAGGGTTTAGCCCATGCCCGCTGATATGGAACTCCAAGTGGTTGCCAGCCTGCTGCGTCGCGGCCGCTCGCTGGATCAGTTATCCACAGGCCTGACGCTGCTCGGCGTGTTATTCGGCCTGGCCCAACTGCTGTTGGCGAGTATTTCGCCGATCTGCCTGCTGCTCAGCCTGTGGATGATTACCCTCGGGCTGCTGCAAAAGTACTGGGCGCTGCGGGTAGCCTTCGATGCGGATCTATTCGCCCTGCTGGCGCGTGACACCGAGCGCACCCCGGACCTCGATCAAGCCCTGCAAACCCTTGGCTTGCAATCGGCCAAACGCGTCGGCCGGCCTTGGATCGAACGCCGTCGCGGCGCCCTCAAACTGCTGCGCAAGCAAGCCTGGCTCTTGGGCGCGCAAGTATTGCTGACCCTGGCCGTGATCCTCGCCAGCCCTTGGCTACCTTTCGCCGGATAAGGAATCCCCATGTTCGAACCCGTGGTTGCCACCCTGATTACCTCAATGGCCCGCACCGTGACCGGCGCCCGTAGCCTGTGGCTGGGTTGCGCGCCGGTGCCGGTGCAACGCATCTATTTTGCCAACCACAGCAGCCACGGCGACTTTGTGCTGGTGTGGGCGTCGTTGCCACAGAACCTGCGCAAATTCACGCGCCCGGTGGCCGGCAGCGACTACTGGAACAAAAGCGCGCTGCGCCGCTACATCATCAACCGCGTGTTCAACGGCGTGCTGATCGATCGCGAACGCAAAGACCCTGTGGATAACCCTTTGCAGCCCATGCTCGCCGCGTTGGAAGGCGGTGACTCGTTGATCATCTTCCCCGAGGGCACGCGCAATCTCGAAGACGGCTTGCTGCCCTTCAAGAGCGGCTTGTATCACCTGGCAAAAAGTTACCCACAGGCCGAACTGATCCCGGTGTGGATCGCCAACCTCAACCGGGTCATGCCCAAGGGCCGGGTCTTGCCGCTGCCTTTGTTGTGCACCACGAGCTTCGGTGCGCCGCTGCAATTGGAAGACGACGAAGACAAATCCGCCTTCCTCGCCCGCACCCGCGACGCCCTGCTCGCCCTTGCCCCGGAGCATGTCTGACATGGATAGCCAAACCCTGATGTTGTTCGGCGGAATCGGCGCCATCCTGGTGCTCGCCTCGCTGATCGGCCTGATCCTCAAGCTGCGCACCCGTGGCACGCCGAATGCGGTAATCGACAACCTCAACGCCCGCATCAACGCCTGGTGGGTGATGGTGGTGGTGATTGGCATCGCCTTCTGGCTCGGCACCGGCGCGGTGATCCTGCTGTTCTACGCGGTGTCGTTCTACGCCCTGCGCGAGTTCCTCACCCTCACCCCAACCCGCCGCAGTGACTACCCGGCGCTGGTGGCCGCGTTCTACCTGGCGTTGCCGCTGCAATACCTGCTGATCTATGCCGACTGGTACGGGCTGTTCTCGATCTTCATCCCGGTGTACCTGTTCCTGCTGCTGCCGATCCTCGCTTCGCTGGGCGGCGACAGCACACACTTCCTGGAACGCGCATCGAAGGTGCAATGGGGCCTGATGATCGCAGTGTTCTGCGTGTCGTTCGTACCGGCCCTGCTGACCCTCGACATCCCTGGCTACGAAGGCCGCAACCTGTTGCTGATCGCCTACCTGGTGATCGTGGTGCAACTGTCGGACGT contains the following coding sequences:
- a CDS encoding CDP-alcohol phosphatidyltransferase family protein, with the translated sequence MISIYQLKPRFQNLLRPLVQRLYDNGTTANQITVLAGLVSLLVGLLIAGFAQHLWLFALIPLWMILRMALNAIDGMLAREFGQQSRLGAYLNELCDVIADSALILPFALIPGVSLAPVLLVTLLAVFSEYAGVLGPMVGASRRYDGPMGKSDRAFVLGVLATGVALGWLGAGWVDTVMWLVAALLAYTLVNRVRQGLKETTSPSA
- a CDS encoding bifunctional alpha/beta hydrolase/class I SAM-dependent methyltransferase, producing MREQQEHSFSTHDGVELFYRHWPATAPLGDEPRKAILLFHRGHEHSGRIAHLVDELDLPQFDFFAWDARGHGQSPGARGDSPSFATSARDVQTFRDHIGATYGIEEENSAVIAQSVGAVIAATWVHDYAPKIRALVLASPAFKVKLYVPFARPGLALMRKFRGNFFVNSYVKAKFLSHDPERVASYDSDPLITKAISVNVLLGLYEAADRVVADAQAIQVPTQLLISGSDFVVHRKPQQQFFDRLGSLKKELHILPGFFHDTLGERDRAVAVSSAKRFILQNFAHPLDRAALLDADKLGATCAESESLAAPLPRNSLRDLYWRMTRASMGLGKNLSDGVKLGFDTGFDSGSTLDYVYRNTPTGKGGLGRMIDTNYLNSIGWRGIRQRKLNVEELLRLAMAKLRSDDREVRIVDIAAGHGRYILEALQGVSPLPESILLRDYSDINVRDGSALIREKGMGDIAQFVKGDAFDRADLAALDPKPTLAVVSGLYELFADNAMVGGSLAGLAEAVEPGGYLVYTGQPWHPQLELIARALTSHRQGQAWVMRRRSQAEMDQLVEAAGFRKITQRVDEWGIFTVSLAQKI
- a CDS encoding phosphatase PAP2/dual specificity phosphatase family protein produces the protein MREPGLLKPAVLWLLLLAPLFFSTYGFATWVTSQRSDVGTLVFGWETHMPFWAWTIVPYWSIDLLYGFSLLLPNSRHELKQHALRLLTAQVIAVSCFLIWPLRFTFERPELDGVFGWLFAVLAGFDKPFNQAPSLHIALLVILWIMYQRHSQGVWRWVVHGWFALIGISVLTTYQHHFIDLPTGALAGWVCVWLWPLEHPSPLLNARLTRDRKRWRLGVRYGLGALALVILALVLGGGWLWLLWPAVSLGLVKANYFVLGAPGFQKRADGTLTPAARWLYAPYLAAAWVNSRLWTRKHPQPDLVVDNVWLGRIPTVGEQGSFKAIVDLCAELPINPQGRSYECVPVLDLIAPTPAECLQAAQAIERLRASGPLLVCCALGYSRSATAVAAWLLHSGRAATVDEALAVIRTARTNVVLHPAHREALEGLAHAR
- a CDS encoding lysophospholipid acyltransferase family protein — encoded protein: MFEPVVATLITSMARTVTGARSLWLGCAPVPVQRIYFANHSSHGDFVLVWASLPQNLRKFTRPVAGSDYWNKSALRRYIINRVFNGVLIDRERKDPVDNPLQPMLAALEGGDSLIIFPEGTRNLEDGLLPFKSGLYHLAKSYPQAELIPVWIANLNRVMPKGRVLPLPLLCTTSFGAPLQLEDDEDKSAFLARTRDALLALAPEHV
- a CDS encoding phosphatidate cytidylyltransferase, yielding MDSQTLMLFGGIGAILVLASLIGLILKLRTRGTPNAVIDNLNARINAWWVMVVVIGIAFWLGTGAVILLFYAVSFYALREFLTLTPTRRSDYPALVAAFYLALPLQYLLIYADWYGLFSIFIPVYLFLLLPILASLGGDSTHFLERASKVQWGLMIAVFCVSFVPALLTLDIPGYEGRNLLLIAYLVIVVQLSDVLQYVCGKLFGKHKIAPNLSPSKTVEGFVGGILLSSLIGAALWWTTPFNPWQSFLIALLINLLGFAGGIVMSAIKRDRGVKDWGHMIEGHGGMLDRLDSVCFAAPIFFHLVRYWWT